ataagaggaaagaaaatgaaaggaaagaaaataaaaggaaaaatagaTTTCTTTGTATATTGTTTGGATgtaaagaaaatgaatgaaaaaaaaagaagagagaaaattataatagagtaaaattacattattatctttacatatattatatataaattataacttattaatatatttaaattattttttaataaaaaaatctttcaaattattttttaaaattttaaatgtcataaacaaaaagtcatatattttttttttaaacaaatacATATAATAAAACACCAActagaagaaaaaattaaagtgagttagagattttatttttttgttattgaaaGGGTAAATATGAAATTTAACATTGTTTACCCTCCTTTTTCAGTTTTCATGGCAATaaggagaagaaaaaatttatatgaaccccacatttacttttttatttttcacccATTTTCCACTCTAAtccaaacaaagaaaaataaactttttttatctatttttttattcattttccTTCCTTCCAAAATCAGTTATCCCAAACAAAATGTTAGTAAataatgttttattttaataataatgatttttttattataatataaaaaaatattaaaaaactatcagaatttatttttttattattatttaattattaactcaatttttttaatttaataatctaATAACACATTTTATCTTATAATATTCAAATATTGATAAcgataaaaacaataaattttaatgtttttagtattttttttattaaaaaaaatcctaaagcTATAGATCACGTGAGTCACAAAATGAATGTGACAAATGGTAGGTCGGTGTGTGTTACTGTTCAATCTTCAATCTCATCACTGCTTTAACAGTTTAACCTTTACCTCTCTCCTCAATCTCTGCTTCCTGCCATCTGAATCGAGGGATCTCCCAACGTATCTTTGCTCTTTAGTCTTTACGTACTTTCTACTCAATCCTCTTCCCTTCACTTTCATCATATTCCTGCATCACAAAATTGGGGCAAAAGGGAAACTTTCCAGTGGGTCCATCCCTTCTCAAACCacaatttttttagaaaaagtaaaaaccgaacaaattaatactaaataattttatagTTTTGCTTGATTTTTTTGTCATGTGAGATTGGCAGATGGCAAAGGCAAACACACTGGGGAAAAgggtaaaaaaagaaaagcaaaaccTAGAAAGTACGGTAACAAGGTAGTGTTGATCTTCACGGATGTTGATCCTTTTCAGGATTCAACATTGTCAACTGTTAATGCCCATAGCTTCTGCTTTAGCCCATGCTAACCCTAAACAAACCAACAATATAATTTCGGCTACATTCTACTTCTAGCTATGCATGGTAAATAACCAAACACCAAGTTGGTATAGATATGCCGTGTCTTTCCaaatatactaattttttagtattttttttctttttcagaagtgatgttcaaactcaaacatcaCTCTCTCCCAAATCAGACTATATATTCTGTCCATTAGTGACAACTCTAAGATTTCCATTTCCTGCCTGGCGATTAGACATATCACATTCGTTTCATTTCACCACACACAAGTGATATTTTAACTTTATGTTTAACTCAATCCTCATTAGTCATTACTATTTATACTCGAGAACAATAATGGGAGATATGCTCGAGTAGTTTGATGCCACTTATTGCCACTGTATTACATTCCAATAAAGTGCTGTTAGGTGATGCGATTATACGGCAATGCTAACATGAAATAAAACAAGAATAATTCTATGATGCACCAAGCAAAGttattaaaagtttaaaaaccTATAGTTCAACTATGGTGCGTCATAGATAGCTTAGTGCACAATTCAAATATATGTCATTGGATTAAATTAGTGATGATATATATAGTATTAATGCGTTAGGACGAAGAAATGGCATAAAAAAAGCCATCAAAGGAAATACGCATGGGCTAAATCTTACTATTCAATAGAAAAGCCATCAAAACTTTATGGtaaatcaatttcttttttcaCACAAAAAAAAGGTTCTCAGTTCTCACTTCTCACTTCTCAGCACTACAAAAAGACACGGTGATTCTTCTTTATATCCTTGTAATATATCCTATCATTAATTCCAAAATGCCTTTGGTTCAAATTCTAACTAAGGTTACAAACGCTTGCATCCATGCAAATACATAGTTTGATAAGAGTTGAACAGAGCACAATCTTGCACCATTGAAATAGTCTACCAGGGACATCCCATTGAAGCTTAGTGGACACAGAATCATACTTCTTCATTATCAAGATTTGGCATCTTTAAGCTTCGTAGTAGTTAGCTTTGTAACCATTCTATCATGATTAAGCATGCAATTAACACACTCAATCACCAAAGCAACCTGCACATAGCAACCATATTTATGACCGCAAGATTATAATGTTCCTAATCAATCGGTTTTCATACAATTTGTCAATACCGAATCGTTTGGCAAAGGGCCACACCTAAAGGGTGTAACTAAGCGGCCTAATTTAATACTTTTATGAGTGGCCGATTCTATGGCTTAAACCCGTGTGGGTCACACGGAGACAACTCAACAGTGGTTTCAAGGCTCCCCCTTCAATTAAATAAGAAACAACTACACAAGAATATGCAATTTGATCTGATCTATCTTGACAGCGACTTGATATCGTCtcaaatcaaatatgattaaccAGTAAACAGCCATACTGATCAGTATCACTATATAAGTTTAGTGTATGGAATATATAGTTTGGCAAGGGCCTTGATTATAGTTTAATGGCTATTGTTAGACTATTCCACATGTTATTTGACACACATCTGGGCgcaaagaggaagaaaaaaatgaataagGAAAATTTGAAGCCTTAAATTTGCACAAGTGAATATCAAGGAGCAGAGCTTTTATTTTTGAGAGGGGTGGGGAAAGATAAACTCGATGAGTAGAGATAATGCACCTGGAAGAGGGCATAAGCAATTGCAGTTGCATAGTAAAAGTTTGCATTCCCAGTACCCTGCAAATTCCAATTACAAAGGTGATTAACTGAAGATAACAAGATGAATTACCTATTTGAAAATGTACATCAAACCAAAAATCCATACCCTCCATATCCATAAGTTGTGCATCACAGGGCTGAGAAGTGAAACCCCAACATAACCAGCAAACAGCAAGAAAGAAAATCGTATGTCTGAAAATGAAGGTGTTGGTTATTGCAGAAGAAACTATGTTTGATATAAAAGAACAGTCAGAAAGAGAAGTAACCTTTGAGTTCATAAGAAAATAACCCAAGTAAACCCAAGTATAGAGCTGAATCACCAAcctagaaaaagaagggaacttAAGTAGATCAATTAAATTACAAAGGAAAACAAGTTCACATCCAATGAACATATAATGGAAAAACACCGATGAgccactttatttatttatttttccgaTACTGAATAGTAGAGTTACTAATTTCAGCAATTACTAATATTCTATAAAACTGCATGTTCAAACTAAATGGTAGGCCCCCACCCTcctttcttccattttcttctaAACATGTTTGAGCAATTCAAATGTTGTATAGCTTTTTTATGGTTTGATTGACTCCCTATCGGAATTGCTTGTGGATGTCATAGAATTATGTTAAGAAAATATAGTAGTCAGATTGGATTGATCAATGAAACTCTTATATATTATCTTCTATAGTCAATATAAATAAGGCTATCGAAATTCCTGTGCTAGATCTTTAAAATTTGCGGTCAACATTTTTCCGACTAAATTTTAGGTTCCCTCTTCTAAATGCGTTGTGCAGATGCAAGTGTATAGCTCTTATTGAGCATTTTTAATTTGAGACAATACAAAATTTTACTCTATCAAGGATTAAAACAATAGCATTTCTTTCCTTCTAAATAGGAAATTCTTTTCATGACACCAAATGAAGGCTAGCCTTCATATACGTAGATATATTACATGCCTAAATTATTTGCACTAGTTTTTGATCCAGTAAGAATTGAATATAAAGGAAAGACAAATAAAAACTTGGTCAGAATTGAAACTAAAGGAAAAATTAGAACTTACTGAAGGATAAGACTTCAACAAGGAAGAAATCATAATATATACAAAAGCAAGAAAGCATGGCCGGTGATTAAGCCGTAAGGCTAATGGCATTATCATCAACAGAATATTCCCATGAAATACCATCAAGAAGAAACTTCTGAAGAAGTCGAAAACTTCGGCAAAAAAGTACCTGCATTAAGAACTATGTAAGTGCCAGAGTTCATGGTAGGTATGCAACATTCAAACATTCAAAATTACTTCCTTTTCCTATAAAACATACCACAAAACTCCAATATTTGGAGACAGGTCTGGTATGGTAAGGATGAAACCGTAGGTTCTGCGTAAACAAGTAGAAAGACCCATTAACAAtgatgaaactaaaaattaagATACAAAACTGTAAACAAATCCTTCTAACTAAGTAACAAGTCTCGTGCCACGAATAAGAGATAACAGAAAAACAACAGCAGAACTCTTATAATCAAATCAACGTTCTTCAACTATGCATAATATAGTAAAGTCTACCACCTCCAAGAAAAAAATTGTCACTGGACAAAATTCATCCAAAATCACAATTTACTTCTTAAACACTGACCTTAAATACCACATATCCCAATTTTTGGAATGATAGTTGAAAATCATGCATACTGCATTGACATGCAAAAAAGCTATGCAAATCCTGGAACCAGGAAACGAGTGATTTAATGACCCAAATTACAAATTATTGTTTTACTTTACAATATTGGTAGTTTCAAGCATTACATGaacaaataacaataataaagaCTTCAACATTTTCAACTTTTAAGGGGCAAACGGcagaagatttttttttttgaacttcTAGATCATCACATTTATATACTCTGACAAGAACTCAGTACTTATGCAATTGCTTTGGAGTGGTTTTAAAGGTCTATAACTATATTGAAATGATAACGAATGGAATCTTCACTAATTCTTCAAACGACTGCTCCATAAGCAATGATAACCAATGGTGTAAATAATAAAAGTCTGAATAAAATTGAAGGTATAAACTAATTTGAATTCGTAATTAGACACTATACAAACAAATATGCCGCTATGTTTTGGTATAAAAGTAGTGAAATATTTAGACAAAACCTTCTGTACAACTCCTGTAGACCACCATGCTTTTGGAGATATATGCCACATAAGACTAAGACATAAGATGACCACAGCAGTATCCAGATCAAAAAATGAACAACTAGCCTCCATGCAAAGACCTttagcatgctactttgatccTTCAACTCTTCTTTTAAATGATCGCTACCAATTGAGGAGGAATTGCCAACCTCAAGTTTTATCCTCCGTTGGAATAACTTTCTAGGAGGAGCATCAGGACCATACCCCAACAACAATATCACCTGGTAAATAagattatatatgtatttatagaTAATTAGTAATTGTAAAAGATTACAAAGATTTCATAGTATGCTGCAGATGCAATTCAATGAGTTCAAGAGCATACTGGAATAATAAGGATTGATGGGTAAAAAGACAAGTGTGTAGCCAAAACCCATCCAAAAGCTGCCAGTGAAGCTAATCCTATTGTCAAAACAGTATCAACATTTGACAAAATGTTAAAAGGAAGATCATTATCCAGTTAATATAACATGATAATGGTATTTGATTGATCCTGTTTTAATCATTCATAATCCCCTAATGATGTAATTTCTTGTGAATTCTAGCAACatttccaaaataaattcaataGCATTTACATGATCCCATAGGCAATCATTACCAAAATATTTTGTCCATGCAAGCATGCTCCATAAATTAAAAACTAGAGGTAGTTAGCTATAGCTGCTTACGTTTGCAAGCTCCATAAAGTGATAACACAACAACTAAGTTCTCAATTGCAGATGTGGATAGACCAACACATGCAATTATCGTGAAAGGATTCCATAAATATACAAGAGCGGCAAAATCTCCTGAAGGAAGAACCTCTGTAAAAAGTGAATACACTATCAACAGGGATGATCAAGAATTTAcaataattttcaaaatgatCCACTGCTCAACAAGAGAACCTTTAAATATACGATATGATCAGAAGTTAATGCATAACGATAATTGTTAAGTCATGTTTCCTAATGAAACACTTTTGAGAATGAGTGGTATGCACAAATTTAgtggtttttcttttttatttctttttacaGGTCACCAAACCACAAAATCTTCAGCATCCATTTGTTAACAGAAACACACAATACTTTGATAAAACTAAGGAATACTCCTGTCATTCAATGGATATATTCAAAAACCTTATGTTCAAACCACCTCTATTACTACCTTTTTTTTTCCCATTTTAAACAAGAACAAATGCAGAAGGGGAGCGTTGGAATAACAATTGAGTTTTCTCCATGTGACCTCAAGGTCACGGGTTCAAGCCGTGGAAACAGCCATTGATGTAATTAATAGGTTAGGCTGTGTACATATACATTACACCCTTTATATTTTAGAAACAAGAACAGATGCGCATTTATGGCCAAAATTAATGCCACAATAATAGATTTACATTTCACACATATAACCAACTGAAATAACTATAATAAACACCTCATTAACAAATCCGTTAGCAGTGAACttatatatcaaaatttaacTCTAGCAATTTCCATGGATATAACTTCTAGATTTTCAATAAAGATATAATAATAGTAGATTACTAAAATTAACATCTACATAAAATTAACATCTTAAATTTGAGCAGGAGGATAACATATACAGCACACACAATAACAACCTGAAGTTTCTGATAACTGATGAAGGCCAAGAACTTTTAAACTAGAACTGTATGCTGCCTGAAGACTTCTACCGGCAGCACGGATGAGAGTTGCACTGATCACATCTGCAATCACAAAAACCAAACTATATCCAGAAATGAGCTGGATAATTCACTGCTTAACTATGTGTGCAACATACATAAAGTTAATAATGCAGATGAAGAACTCAATATGCAAgatacaaaagaagaagaaggatggagaaacatgttattttggatttaaaagCATCAAGAAAAATGATGATCAAATGTAACTATAATTCAATCCTAAAGATGTCACAAACTATAAGCATGTCTtcttttctatttaaaaaagTCAGAACCAATTTTAGAGCAATGGCCTCTCTCTGGTAGTAGCAAAATGCCAAAATCACAGTTTTATTGTATAAAGAGAGGACATTTGTATCTAGATTCACTCGAGGTAAACACCAACAAGGTGGAAAAGATGTTTGACTCGTAAAGAACAAGTGAGCAACCACAATTAATGAGGATTAGGACATAAACAAACAACTGATTAAAAACCAAATAGTAAAAGGCAAAGGAAGTTACCTGCAGAGAAGTTGATCAGGTTGCCCTTCAATTCTTCAAAACAATATCTCCAAAGTCATTACTCAATTCAATCCAAGCCACAAAGAATAAAAAAAGCTGGTCCAATACAATAGATATACCTTGTAACTGTTAGAGGACCGAGGAGTGCCAACAACAAAGGAGAACCATGGTACATGGATCCAGCATATGGCGACATCGATGATCGCTTCAGCCAATAACCCTCAGCAACTGTGGAAACGAAAGTTGAGCtcagaaaattaaagattttGGAATAAACAAGGAACATAGAATGTGGAAAAAGATAGTGTACGGCGgcgaagacttgtgagaggaGTGGAGACTTCGGGGCGAGAAGAGAGGTTGAGGTTCCTAGGGAAGTACACCAGAATCAGCCTCAATGTGACAGAGCCAATCACCCACATCCAGAACCAttgcaccttcttcttctttgtcaTCTTTTCCCTCTCTTTTAATCTTCCTTGATTTTGATGCACTGCAAATATAAGCTTCTTCAGCTCAAAACTCACTCACTGCTAGGGCAATCCCCCTTTTTTTCCACTAAAACAAAAGAATTATATATACATCTCCAAATTTAGCTATCTCCTCTCGAATACCAATATCCTATTGATGCCTTTTTTTTCAACATAATGTACACTACATTTGCCACTATGATAAGGAACTTAAAACACAATTTGCAAAtggttataaaaaaaattcagtaCCTTGGATAAATATTAGCTATTTATGCAAACAAACACTGGAGCAAACAGAAACTAATAGCTTCCGGTAATGCTAGCAAATCTACAAACCAAAAACAAGCTCATAATTTCAGCTCAGAACAAGCCATTTTAAAGACCTTGTACCTAACATAATCTTCTTCatacaaataaaacaaaactttGACACATCACAGATTAGGAAAACGGCACCAGTTTTCACCCAaacttataaaataataaagaaatcACTCAGTGAGAGGAGTGGGACGAGTCTGAGAGTAAGACAACAGCAACAGAACCGAAAATTCAAGCTCGAATGAACCGAGACTGAGACACGATGCCTCAGCAAAtcgatgaagaagaagaagaagagaataaaaGGAAGAGGGTTTATGGAAACCCCGGAGAGGCTAGCGGCGTTCAGATTATGGTTCAGAACTTGCAGGAACCCGacttgaagaagatgaagatgcaATGAATCAAAGGAGATCGGAAACGGAAACTGAAACCTCTGGTGGAAGCGCCGCTGGAGAAGACAACAGAAAGAGGAGAACCTTGGGGAATAGGGCTGCACGGCGCTGATTCAACGAGGCTAAGCAGATGCATTTCGGGCCAAATGCAATGAGGGTCGGGTCTCTCCGTATGGTATGGTCCGAGTCGGTCCTGGACCATGGCCGGAAAAGAATAAGcgtttgtttaatttttttacttcttACAGTTTTTTAGTTCATGGATCTTTAATCTTAATTTTTGGTCAAAGCCCACAACTCCTAAACCACCCTTTAACAGAAATAAAACcccaagagaaaaaaaaaaacagaaataaaaacccataacaagaaaaaaaaatcagaaacgGGAACCTtgtaaagaataaaaaaaaaaagaacaatagaaaccCAAACAGCAACCCTCGCCTGGAATCCTTTCCCCAAACGCTAAACCAACTTATATgtcaaaaaacagaaaacaacTTGAGTTGGTTTTGTGGCTGCTAATTCATTTAAATAAGTATCTAAATTGTACATACAGCAACTCATTTACTAGCAGTAAATGTTTAAATGAAGTTGCGATGAATTAGTGTGTTTGGATTAAAGTTTGCAGAGTTTGTatcatattaaatttttaaatttgattttgatgaaaagtagGTTAGTGATAATGTGATTTCTGTCTGACTGTATTTAAAATCAcgtttaaataaaaattactaaaaaaagacatgaatttatatgatttaaaacCACATTTTTTTCAACACTCTTATggctataatttttttaaaaaaacttaaatttatgtattaaaatttaatattcttttaatcaaaattttttagtactctttttttagtacgttttttatatttaatttgagtTTTCTAATGAGATTAATAattcatattataaaaaattaacaaaagtaAACAAAATATACTTTAATTCAAGAATTTATGATAAAAATGatacaaaatcaaataataaattataaaagttccataaaaagaaatttatattagaaaaaacaGAAGTTATTATTGTAATTATTAAAAGCAAAAGTTACAATTTGTTGTTTCAAGTAAATAGAAGTTAAAGCATAGAATTACATTTgcatttagaaagaaaaaaaaaataagactTTTAGGATAATTGAACGTGAAAAAATTTAAAGGTAAGTTTGGTTGAAGAGTAGGCATggagttaaatttttttttaaaaaaaaaccctTATAATCAGTAAAACCGAATCAATTACTCacctttcattttttttatattcttttttgACAACATGCCATTCAATTGCATACTATTTAATTGCTCTCCAAAATTCAGTTTCAAATCattaaattaaatcaattcCGCACCATTCCACTGGATACTAATCATTCAAAATGAATTTAGGAAGTGTTTGAAAAAGAGACTGAAACTGAGAAatagaaactaaaagataaagaCTGAGACATAAAGACTAAGTTAAGTTTTTATATTGTGTTAAGTATAAAGTGTACAAGATTGAGTTATGTCTCAATATCTTATTTagtttaagataaaaataaagacttaaaaaaatattactaaaatactcttaattatttaaaaaaaataaatcctaaaccctaccAGTCACTtcccttccttttcttcttcttcttctctctctccctctctctaatatctttcttcctctctctctccgGCAAACCAGCAGTGGTGGTTTTTGTCCCTGTGCATCGTCACCCCTCACTGTATGGTCACCTCATAGCATTGTCACCCTTTACCGCGTCACTCTTGCCGCTCTACTGCGTCATTCACTTTCTTCATGTCTCTGCAGCCAAACTGTCAGTCCATCACCCCTCACTACGCCGTCACATCACTGCCCAGCCACCCATCAGCTTTTTTCTAGTTCGTCATTGCTCGCATTTCCTACACTGTCCCCTTCGCTCGCGTTTGTGGTTGTCGTCCCCTTACCATATGCTTATGaggttgttgttgtttttggtattattgttgttggtggtggtggattTGGTCATGGCAAAGGTATAGTGGTTATACTTCAGTGATGGTAGAAGTGTGGTGGTTATGCTTTGTTATGGCAGAGGTGTGGTGTGATGCAAATTTTTTGCAAAACCACAACTCGACAAGTGCACCGAATTGTATCAAGTAATACCACGAAGAGTGGGTTATCATTTTCACAAAGATTAAATGAATAAGCAACAATGATTAATTTACTACTTTTAATAAGACAAATTAAAATAGAGGAGTGAAGGAATTAAACGTTAAAACAGAGGCAAATAAGTAGCAAATAATGAATGAAAACAATGATTATAAGAGTGCTAAGGTTTCAAAGATATTCACTCCTTAAGAAAACAATCCTTGTGCTCATTTATTTGAGTCATGCAAAGATCAATCACGGTCAATCATAAATAATCAAATTCCAATTTCTTGGTAATTCAATTTCACTTTAACCTAATTAAATGCTAATTCCTTAGtcaattatttaagaaaagatATGAAGTACAAATCTGATTTAGTTTTAAATAAGATTCAAGAATAGTTCTTAGGTTGAATTTTGTGTCACTTATCCAAGCTTGTCCTAAACAATTGAAACTTACAAGAAAAAATGATTTCCAAAAGTTTTGTAATCGGAATTTTATGTCACTTATTCAAACTAGAGCAATTGAAAATCACAGTGTTGCACACTCTTTGAAACACTATTCCTAGTCAAATAAAAAAGTAGTGAGGAAGAGTTTTCAAGCTAATTCCAATATtacttttttcaaaataatatttagaaTTCAAAACAAAGTTAGAATGTTTTCTAGCCATTCTAAATCTTTAGGGAGGAAGAACGAAAACTCAAtcataaaataaatcaaagcaTAAACCTCAAATAAAGCAAAACACTTAGATTAATAATCCATAAAAAGGttaacagagctcctaaccttaacagagAAAATCAGTGACTCATGGTGGAATGAAAACAAAACCTTAAGGTGTGGTGTGTAGTATGAGATGATGGATCCATGGAAACAATCCTTCCACTTATTTAAAATCTAAacctaaaactaaaattgaaattcaaaactaaatcaaaacagaATCAAATCTAGAGGCTCAGATGGACCTGCTGAGAGATATTTTTGGACTAGCCAAGTCGATGAGAGATGACTACCTCTCTACTACTTCTTTGGAGGATGACCTAGACTAGAAATATAATGATGTCGTAGAGCCAGCTATAGAGGCTGGGAGTAGTGGTGGTGCTACGAGTGATGCATGAGACTAGTCTTGAGATGACATTTGCATATTTGCAGCTCGATGGTGTTGTGTCtaaatggtatttgttttcttAAACTCTATCTCCCTCGCACTAGTTGAGTCTATTTGAGGGATTAGGACttgattttcttttgtttaggcTAGATGCCAACTTaggagtatatatatatatatatatatatatatatatatatatatatatgtctatCGAGTCTGTCGTATACTAACTTTCTATGACGATGTATGTATGACATTTGGCTTGTTTTATGACTACTTGTTGGCTATTTGTTTCAATTAAGtaatatttgtttttgtttattCTTTGTATGCCATTTCTCAGCCTTTAGCTGGGATTGAACTCTAGTAATAAAACCGTAAAACACATAAAAGATGGATAACATATGCGAGTTCGATAATGCAATAGGCTCATATGTATATAACTAATATAGAGTCTAGAGTTTTTAGATTAACTGAGAAGTAGTGTCTGATAACTGGTAATGATCCAGACCTATTGTAAATTAGGTCGTTACATTTACTAATGCCCACATCTATCCATTATTTCTCATTCTaagttaatattaaaattaccCAAACCACCTTTTCCAACTTTGTCCTCCTAGAGAAATATAATTTCTCTTCTGTCCCAAAAAAACTACTCGAGCCACCACCATAATTATACGTCAGATTTTCCAATTTCATATTTAATAACTCCTTGAGAATAGGATCACCTACATCGTCccttctttttccttctttttcctGTTAAGTCTCCTGCACTACTAAACAGCACACCTCCTTAATAGCCATGGCTATCGAACTATGATTCACCTCTTTTCCATTGTGAAAACCCTCCTTTCTAGCATTATTGATGTTTCTAACGGTGCCATCCGAGCTCTTTGACTTCTCTAGATGGACTTGAGCCCATTTGATGATGTGTACACCTTATGGACGAAAAATgccaaaaaatattatttcttcACCTTATCACTTTGTAAACTTTTTCAAATTGTAATTGGTTTGTTCAATTGTAATGACTAAATAGACTAACAGAATAAATTTAACCAACTACTCTATATACTTTCAACATAGCCATCATTGTTGTCGATGTTTCATTTGTAGAGGTATCAACTATGAAGAGTCTTATTCAAGTAGAAATATAGAATATGCATCTCATTTagtaacaaaaatattattagttaataCATTGTGATTGTGGTTCCGTATCACACTTTTATATTCTTTATTGTTCATATTTCTGGATATATCGAAATCAAATAAATTTAGAGTCGTGTCATGGTCTAACTCTTAGATTAGATCTAATGTTACGTTGGTCCAAGAATTCCCTTATTATGGGTATGTTGGTCCACAAAAGACGTAACTTAGATCATATATATAGAAGATCTTGCGTATATCCTGCATGAATCTATTCAAATCCGCCCTAGAATCCTCTTCCAAAAACTATACATAAGGGGCTTACACATGTTCAAGGTATGCTATCTAGCTTTAATCCTTCTATCTTTTAAACTATAACTGACTGGAGCATTGGACTCTTTTGCACGTCCACATTC
Above is a genomic segment from Arachis stenosperma cultivar V10309 chromosome 1, arast.V10309.gnm1.PFL2, whole genome shotgun sequence containing:
- the LOC130966449 gene encoding uncharacterized protein LOC130966449 isoform X1 produces the protein MTKKKKVQWFWMWVIGSVTLRLILVYFPRNLNLSSRPEVSTPLTSLRRLAEGYWLKRSSMSPYAGSMYHGSPLLLALLGPLTVTRIEGQPDQLLCSLVFVIADVISATLIRAAGRSLQAAYSSSLKVLGLHQLSETSEVLPSGDFAALVYLWNPFTIIACVGLSTSAIENLVVVLSLYGACKRLASLAAFGWVLATHLSFYPSILIIPVILLLGYGPDAPPRKLFQRRIKLEVGNSSSIGSDHLKEELKDQSSMLKVFAWRLVVHFLIWILLWSSYVLVLCGIYLQKHGGLQELYRRTYGFILTIPDLSPNIGVLWYFFAEVFDFFRSFFLMVFHGNILLMIMPLALRLNHRPCFLAFVYIMISSLLKSYPSVGDSALYLGLLGLFSYELKDIRFSFLLFAGYVGVSLLSPVMHNLWIWRGTGNANFYYATAIAYALFQVALVIECVNCMLNHDRMVTKLTTTKLKDAKS
- the LOC130966449 gene encoding uncharacterized protein LOC130966449 isoform X2; the protein is MTKKKKVQWFWMWVIGSVTLRLILVYFPRNLNLSSRPEVSTPLTSLRRLAEGYWLKRSSMSPYAGSMYHGSPLLLALLGPLTVTRIEGQPDQLLCSLVFVIADVISATLIRAAGRSLQAAYSSSLKVLGLHQLSETSGLASLAAFGWVLATHLSFYPSILIIPVILLLGYGPDAPPRKLFQRRIKLEVGNSSSIGSDHLKEELKDQSSMLKVFAWRLVVHFLIWILLWSSYVLVLCGIYLQKHGGLQELYRRTYGFILTIPDLSPNIGVLWYFFAEVFDFFRSFFLMVFHGNILLMIMPLALRLNHRPCFLAFVYIMISSLLKSYPSVGDSALYLGLLGLFSYELKDIRFSFLLFAGYVGVSLLSPVMHNLWIWRGTGNANFYYATAIAYALFQVALVIECVNCMLNHDRMVTKLTTTKLKDAKS